Proteins encoded by one window of Microplitis mediator isolate UGA2020A chromosome 1, iyMicMedi2.1, whole genome shotgun sequence:
- the LOC130664664 gene encoding KRAB-A domain-containing protein 2-like has protein sequence MDSECRTSNYNHKEQFYVSLESYYAEKPSKKPFDKNQIDLMIVEIEAAKTKSTKKTRREYNLLNKYDVMRVTNQSFLIKKHVDAAIIEFVVPYEELFDKIYDFHVNKTGHGGRCKIESAFADKFQIPRPPIEIFLSGCKSCNEKRNLPKKLVVKPILSSDFCERGQIDLIDFQSLQDGDYKWILNYQDHSTKFVILRPLTSKRAQEIASELLSIFLLFGAPKILQSDNGREFVNSVIEDLHKM, from the exons ATGGACAGTGAGTGCCGCACTTCGAATTATAATCACAAAGAGCAATTTTATGTCAGTCTAGAGAGTTATTACGCCGAGAAACCATCAAAAAAACCATTCGATAAAAATCAGATTGACTTAATGATAGTTGAAATCGAGGCAGCAAAAACAAAATC caCTAAAAAGACGAGGCGAGAGTATAATCtgctaaataaatatgacgttATGCGTGTCACtaatcaatcatttttaataaaaaaacacgtTGATGCAGCAATTATAGAATTTGTAGTTCCGTATGAAGAGttgtttgataaaatttatgacttcCACGTGAATAAAACTGGCCACGGAGGACGATGCAAGATAGAATCTGCTTTTGCtgacaaatttcaaattcctCGCCCAccgattgaaatttttttgtctggCTGTAAAAGCTGCAACGAAAAGAGAAATTTACCAAAGAAACTGGTCGTTAAGCCTATTTTATCGAGTGACTTCTGTGAGCGAGGACAAATTGATCTAATAGATTTTCAATCCCTACAAGATGGCGACTATAAATggatattaaattatcaagatCATTCAACTAAGTTTGTAATTCTGCGTCCCTTAACTTCGAAGCGAGCTCAAGAAATAGCATCTGAGTTATTATCTATCTTCCTCTTGTTTGGTGCTCCGAAGATATTGCAAAGCGACAACGGCCGGGAATTCGTTAACAGCGTAATAGAAGATCTTCACAAAATGTAG
- the LOC130664671 gene encoding uncharacterized protein LOC130664671, protein MLRAWMADTGSKRWSVGLNFVQWQKNSSHHRTIGRSPYKALFGCDPKLGLSTSNIPQSLTQNLRSEEDVQNLVIDDNNNLDDVNNHDNNSRSDNNNTATMTTSTTYEHECRECGSVFDSRYSVNCDVCNLCHKETSIQQQRADSKIRMVAAAEKMLSSTKRKLPKYKIGDCVLLSVPKVDRGPSDPQNIVCVITDQKEEVNQPDRVTD, encoded by the exons ATGTTAAGAGCTTGGATGGCTGACACAGGCAGTAAGCGTTGGTCTGTTGGATTGAATTTTGTACAGTGGCAAAAAAATAGTTCACACCATCGAACAATCGGCCGGTCTCCATACAAAGCGCTGTTTGGATGCGATCCCAAGCTTGGACTTTCTACTTCTAACATCCCACAGTCATTGACGCAGAATTTACGAAGTGAGGAAGATGTGCAAAACTTAGTCATcgacgataataataatcttgaTGATGTTAACAATCACGACAATAACAGCAGAAGTGATAATAACAATACTGCTACTATGACCACTTCTACTACCTACGAACATGAATGTCGTGAATGTGGTAGtgtttttgattcaagatacTCAGTAAACTGTGATGTATGTAATTTGTGCCATAAAGAGACTTCTATTCAACAACAGAGAGCTGATTCTAAGATTAGAATGGTCGCAGCAGCAGAAAAAATGCTTTCCTCTACTAAAAGAAAGCTCCCTAAGTATAAAATTGGTGATTGCGTACTCCTTTCAGTACCAAAAGTCGATCGTGGCCCCAGTGATCCTCAGAATATAGTATGTGTCATCACGGATCAAAAAGAAGAAGTTAATCAG CCAGATCGTGTAACTGATTGA